In one window of Helianthus annuus cultivar XRQ/B chromosome 17, HanXRQr2.0-SUNRISE, whole genome shotgun sequence DNA:
- the LOC110925086 gene encoding malonyl-coenzyme A:anthocyanin 3-O-glucoside-6''-O-malonyltransferase isoform X1, with amino-acid sequence MASLPILTVLEESQLSPPVATVGDRLLSLTFFDFMWLRLPPIHLLFFYELSNITQTQFTETIIPNLKHSLSITLQHFFPFAGKLFVYPTSTQKPEIHYVEGDSIMVTFAECNLDFNELTGNHPRDCEMFYHLVPLLGQADKTSDSTKIPVFSVQVTLFPNSGISIGMTNHHCLCDASMKIIFLKAWTSIARFGSDKSFLANGTLPFYGRVVKNAKLDENYLKFAKVESFKEEYQPWKLCGPTDKVRATFILPWLVLNRMKTLVSTQLPTLAYVSSFTVACAYIWSCIANTRKEELQVFRFLIDCRARMNPAIPTAYFGNCVIGGCMATENTTLLTGREGFVTAAKLIGESVHRMLTDKDGVVKEIESFEDLSSNRIPTTIIGVSGTQKIKFYDTDFGWGKPKKFEIVSIDYNGSISMTACRENDQDMEIGVCLPTTEMESLIRIFEKGLEAYIDFECRRL; translated from the coding sequence ATGGCTTCCCTTCCGATCTTGACTGTTCTTGAAGAGTCCCAACTATCCCCACCAGTGGCAACCGTAGGTGACAGGTTGTTGTCACTGACTTTCTTCGACTTCATGTGGCTAAGGTTACCTCCTATTCACCTTCTATTCTTTTATGAACTCTCCAACATCACACAAACTCAATTCACtgaaacaattattccaaatctGAAGCACTCTTTATCAATCACCCTTCAACATTTTTTCCCTTTCGCTGGTAAATTGTTCGTATATCCTACTTCTACTCAAAAGCCCGAAATCcattatgttgaaggtgattctatCATGGTTACTTTTGCAGAATGTAATCTTGATTTCAACGAACTAACTGGAAACCATCCTCGTGACTGTGAGATGTTTTACCATCTAGTACCTCTATTGGGCCAGGCTGATAAAACTTCTGATTCCACAAAGATCCCGGTGTTCTCCGTTCAAGTGACACTTTTTCCAAACTCTGGAATCTCTATTGGAATGACTAATCACCATTGCTTGTGTGATGCTAGCATGAAGATTATTTTCTTGAAGGCCTGGACATCGATTGCTCGATTTGGTTCCGACAAGTCTTTTCTAGCTAATGGAACTTTGCCATTTTATGGTAGAGTGGTCAAAAACGCTAAACTAGATGAAAACTATCTGAAGTTTGCGAAAGTTGAGAGTTTTAAAGAAGAGTATCAACCTTGGAAACTATGTGGACCAACTGATAAAGTTCGAGCCACTTTTATCTTGCCTTGGTTAGTGCTAAATAGGATGAAAACTTTGGTTTCAACCCAATTACCAACATTAGCATATGTATCATCTTTTACGGTGGCATGTGCTTATATCTGGAGTTGCATAGCAAACACACGCAAGGAGGAGCTGCAAGTATTTCGTTTCCTCATAGATTGTAGGGCACGTATGAATCCCGCAATCCCCACTGCCTACTTTGGTAACTGTGTAATTGGAGGGTGTATGGCTACTGAAAACACCACATTGTTAACCGGAAGAGAAGGGTTCGTGACTGCTGCAAAGTTGATTGGAGAAAGCGTACATAGGATGTTGACCGATAAAGATGGTGTTGTTAAAGAGATAGAGTCATTCGAGGACTTATCTTCCAATAGGATTCCAACAACAATCATTGGGGTTTCTGGAACACAAAAGATCAAGTTTTATGACACTGATTTTGGGTGGGGCAAGCCCAAAAAGTTCGAAATAGTTTCTATTGATTATAATGGATCGATATCCATGACAGCCTGTAGAGAAAATGATCAAGATATGGAGATTGGTGTTTGCCTTCCAACAACTGAGATGGAATCTTTGATTCGTATCTTTGAAAAAGGATTAGAAGCATATATCGATTTTGAGTGTCGTCGTTTGTGA
- the LOC110925086 gene encoding malonyl-coenzyme A:anthocyanin 3-O-glucoside-6''-O-malonyltransferase isoform X2 has translation MASLPILTVLEESQLSPPVATVGDRLLSLTFFDFMWLRLPPIHLLFFYELSNITQTQFTETIIPNLKHSLSITLQHFFPFAECNLDFNELTGNHPRDCEMFYHLVPLLGQADKTSDSTKIPVFSVQVTLFPNSGISIGMTNHHCLCDASMKIIFLKAWTSIARFGSDKSFLANGTLPFYGRVVKNAKLDENYLKFAKVESFKEEYQPWKLCGPTDKVRATFILPWLVLNRMKTLVSTQLPTLAYVSSFTVACAYIWSCIANTRKEELQVFRFLIDCRARMNPAIPTAYFGNCVIGGCMATENTTLLTGREGFVTAAKLIGESVHRMLTDKDGVVKEIESFEDLSSNRIPTTIIGVSGTQKIKFYDTDFGWGKPKKFEIVSIDYNGSISMTACRENDQDMEIGVCLPTTEMESLIRIFEKGLEAYIDFECRRL, from the exons ATGGCTTCCCTTCCGATCTTGACTGTTCTTGAAGAGTCCCAACTATCCCCACCAGTGGCAACCGTAGGTGACAGGTTGTTGTCACTGACTTTCTTCGACTTCATGTGGCTAAGGTTACCTCCTATTCACCTTCTATTCTTTTATGAACTCTCCAACATCACACAAACTCAATTCACtgaaacaattattccaaatctGAAGCACTCTTTATCAATCACCCTTCAACATTTTTTCCCTTTCGCTG AATGTAATCTTGATTTCAACGAACTAACTGGAAACCATCCTCGTGACTGTGAGATGTTTTACCATCTAGTACCTCTATTGGGCCAGGCTGATAAAACTTCTGATTCCACAAAGATCCCGGTGTTCTCCGTTCAAGTGACACTTTTTCCAAACTCTGGAATCTCTATTGGAATGACTAATCACCATTGCTTGTGTGATGCTAGCATGAAGATTATTTTCTTGAAGGCCTGGACATCGATTGCTCGATTTGGTTCCGACAAGTCTTTTCTAGCTAATGGAACTTTGCCATTTTATGGTAGAGTGGTCAAAAACGCTAAACTAGATGAAAACTATCTGAAGTTTGCGAAAGTTGAGAGTTTTAAAGAAGAGTATCAACCTTGGAAACTATGTGGACCAACTGATAAAGTTCGAGCCACTTTTATCTTGCCTTGGTTAGTGCTAAATAGGATGAAAACTTTGGTTTCAACCCAATTACCAACATTAGCATATGTATCATCTTTTACGGTGGCATGTGCTTATATCTGGAGTTGCATAGCAAACACACGCAAGGAGGAGCTGCAAGTATTTCGTTTCCTCATAGATTGTAGGGCACGTATGAATCCCGCAATCCCCACTGCCTACTTTGGTAACTGTGTAATTGGAGGGTGTATGGCTACTGAAAACACCACATTGTTAACCGGAAGAGAAGGGTTCGTGACTGCTGCAAAGTTGATTGGAGAAAGCGTACATAGGATGTTGACCGATAAAGATGGTGTTGTTAAAGAGATAGAGTCATTCGAGGACTTATCTTCCAATAGGATTCCAACAACAATCATTGGGGTTTCTGGAACACAAAAGATCAAGTTTTATGACACTGATTTTGGGTGGGGCAAGCCCAAAAAGTTCGAAATAGTTTCTATTGATTATAATGGATCGATATCCATGACAGCCTGTAGAGAAAATGATCAAGATATGGAGATTGGTGTTTGCCTTCCAACAACTGAGATGGAATCTTTGATTCGTATCTTTGAAAAAGGATTAGAAGCATATATCGATTTTGAGTGTCGTCGTTTGTGA